A genomic window from Clostridia bacterium includes:
- a CDS encoding DUF507 family protein: MLLSKEYVGYIARQVTNKLIEGEFIETRELNKVTERVNAALVDELSLEDRINEEVRVILEAYSDEMRRSGANYQEMFKKIKNELVRKYKAVL; this comes from the coding sequence ATGCTCTTGTCTAAGGAATACGTGGGCTACATAGCCCGCCAAGTTACCAACAAACTGATCGAAGGCGAGTTCATCGAGACCAGGGAACTTAACAAGGTCACGGAACGCGTCAACGCCGCTCTCGTGGATGAATTGAGCCTGGAAGACCGCATCAACGAAGAGGTGCGCGTCATCCTGGAGGCTTATTCCGACGAGATGCGCCGGAGCGGAGCCAACTACCAGGAGATGTTCAAGAAGATCAAGAACGAACTCGTTCGCAAGTACAAGGCGGTACTATGA
- a CDS encoding DUF507 family protein, with protein sequence MRISRDKVNKLAHTVADALADSPEVDFLEDRNTIRVEARRILEQLMLEEANIDKAARHKIETQRRTILEGSQEWDILYRKYYNEEVKKLGI encoded by the coding sequence ATGAGGATCAGCCGCGATAAGGTCAATAAACTTGCGCACACAGTCGCCGACGCACTGGCCGACTCGCCAGAAGTCGATTTCCTGGAAGACCGCAATACCATCCGCGTAGAAGCCCGGCGCATTCTTGAACAGCTCATGCTGGAAGAAGCGAATATCGACAAGGCCGCTCGCCACAAGATCGAAACCCAGCGCCGCACGATCCTCGAAGGCTCCCAGGAATGGGACATCCTTTACAGGAAGTACTACAACGAGGAAGTGAAAAAGCTGGGGATCTAG
- a CDS encoding NAD(P)-dependent oxidoreductase, with amino-acid sequence MLSRRERYAIDAIKPAKQEPESRVRNWNEVYQSYVPELAVLEAQRCLLCEHAPCQRACPVHNDIPAAFFLLGQSDFLGAAQKFLDTSNLPDVCGRICPQEKLCEGSCIVGASKPPVNIGKLEAFVIDYVRRNYGYPPRRREPDTGMRVAIVGAGPAGLAVAEELAVSGHQVTVFDAWPFPGGLLLYGIPNFKLDKEIVFTKIKYLESLSVRFVPNFRVGYDRTVDGLIADGFDLVFLGHGAVKGGEVKIPGEDDYRYIYQATEYLVRGNVPQDLIPGYWRDAANPRPHAGEVTVVIGGGDTSMDCVRTARRLSPASKVYCMYRRTEAEMPGRIEERVHAKEEGVLFEWLTAPVRFVGNERGEVSAIECVRMKLGAPDEKGRRTPAPVEGSNFLLPCDTVVLAVGYSPETDIPSSTRNLQATRWGTVVVASEETGETTREEVFAAGDNVRGADLVVTAIAAARNVARQMHQKLVRIADRKARFADAAGGL; translated from the coding sequence ATGTTGTCTCGTCGCGAGCGCTATGCGATCGACGCCATAAAGCCAGCGAAGCAAGAGCCAGAGTCGCGCGTACGCAACTGGAACGAGGTATACCAGTCGTATGTGCCGGAACTGGCTGTGCTGGAGGCGCAGCGCTGTTTGCTCTGCGAACACGCGCCGTGCCAGCGTGCCTGTCCAGTTCACAACGACATTCCGGCGGCGTTCTTCCTTCTCGGACAGAGTGACTTTCTGGGCGCTGCACAGAAGTTTCTAGACACGTCGAACCTGCCGGACGTTTGCGGGCGCATCTGCCCGCAGGAGAAGCTCTGCGAAGGCTCGTGCATCGTCGGCGCGAGCAAGCCTCCTGTAAACATAGGCAAGCTGGAAGCGTTCGTCATCGACTACGTGCGTCGGAACTACGGCTATCCGCCGCGCCGCCGTGAACCAGATACCGGTATGCGAGTGGCCATCGTGGGTGCGGGCCCTGCGGGACTTGCGGTTGCCGAAGAACTCGCTGTCTCAGGTCATCAGGTTACGGTGTTCGACGCGTGGCCATTTCCCGGCGGACTGCTGCTCTACGGCATACCGAATTTCAAGCTCGACAAAGAGATTGTCTTCACCAAGATTAAGTATCTCGAATCGCTCAGTGTGCGTTTTGTGCCGAACTTCCGCGTAGGATACGACCGCACCGTCGACGGCCTTATTGCCGATGGATTCGACCTGGTTTTCCTCGGTCATGGCGCGGTGAAGGGTGGCGAGGTCAAAATCCCGGGCGAGGACGATTACCGCTACATCTACCAGGCGACGGAATACCTTGTGCGCGGCAACGTCCCGCAGGATCTCATTCCGGGCTACTGGAGGGATGCGGCCAACCCAAGGCCACATGCGGGCGAGGTAACGGTCGTCATCGGCGGCGGAGATACCTCGATGGACTGTGTTCGCACGGCGCGCCGGTTGAGTCCTGCGAGCAAGGTGTACTGCATGTATCGGCGGACGGAAGCGGAGATGCCGGGACGTATCGAGGAACGCGTCCACGCCAAAGAAGAGGGCGTGCTCTTCGAATGGCTTACGGCGCCTGTGCGGTTTGTCGGCAACGAGCGAGGGGAAGTCAGCGCGATCGAGTGCGTTCGGATGAAACTCGGTGCTCCGGACGAAAAGGGTAGGCGAACCCCGGCACCCGTCGAGGGCTCGAACTTTTTGCTGCCATGCGACACGGTGGTGCTGGCCGTTGGATACAGCCCGGAAACCGACATTCCATCTAGCACGCGCAACCTGCAGGCAACGCGATGGGGAACCGTTGTGGTGGCGAGCGAAGAGACTGGCGAGACTACGCGCGAAGAGGTCTTTGCCGCTGGTGATAACGTGCGTGGCGCCGACCTGGTGGTTACGGCCATAGCCGCAGCCCGCAACGTCGCGCGGCAGATGCACCAGAAGCTCGTGAGAATCGCGGACCGGAAGGCCAGGTTCGCGGACGCCGCCGGGGGACTGTAA
- a CDS encoding alkaline phosphatase family protein codes for MMKSYCDVRSLSLSANRLLRLFIVCIALALTFTALSASAAPCPSSTANPSVTICTPSNNATVGSPVNIIAGTTDSNSVKLMQIYVDGVKAYQVSAAELNASLAMSTGTHRLTVQAQDSTGAIFKQTIYINVSSGGSSAPCTLSAVNPSLTICTPANNATVTSPVHVVAGTTDSNSVTLMKIYLDGTAVYSTAASTLDTNVSMSSGTHRLAVQAWDSAGQVFKSVVYVTVGSTPPLPTGGITNLEHIIFMIQENRSQDNYFGRMVQYRQDRGFMDPYDSLPLNVAPLDRAGHPVQPYHFETVCHENLSPGWNESHYDVNGGKMDNFMKTTGSIPSTIDPDGTRAMGYYDWTDLPYYYELAFQFATSDRFFASVLAPTIPNRMYLFAATSFGHIRPDAAPSGGWTQPTIFDALDKAGVSWRYYYQDNSVYLAEWQTWAKDSGKVYNISNWYSDVNNESTLPKVIFIERAGKLGLDEHPTNNIQKGAASVKKILDALMQSPSWASAAFIWSFDEGGGLYDHVNPPAVVKPDGIAPMLRSTDRPGDFNQMGFRVPLIVVSPWAKPHYVSHTPMELTSILRLIEKRFAVPSLTARDANAPDMTEFFDFSNPAWLTPPALPNQPTDGLCSFNAEKAPGH; via the coding sequence ATGATGAAGTCTTACTGCGATGTGCGTTCTCTGTCTCTTTCCGCAAACAGACTGCTGCGCCTGTTCATAGTCTGCATAGCGTTGGCTCTAACGTTTACCGCGCTGTCAGCCAGCGCCGCGCCGTGTCCGTCCAGCACGGCAAATCCCTCGGTGACGATCTGCACGCCCTCGAACAACGCAACCGTGGGATCTCCGGTGAACATCATCGCCGGCACCACGGATTCAAATTCTGTGAAGCTGATGCAGATTTACGTGGACGGGGTGAAGGCCTACCAGGTAAGCGCCGCCGAGTTGAATGCCAGCCTGGCGATGTCAACCGGCACGCATCGGCTGACCGTGCAGGCGCAAGACAGCACGGGGGCCATATTCAAGCAGACGATTTACATCAACGTGAGCAGCGGTGGCAGCAGTGCGCCGTGCACGCTGAGCGCGGTCAATCCGTCTTTGACGATCTGCACGCCAGCCAATAATGCGACGGTCACCTCCCCGGTGCATGTCGTGGCCGGAACTACGGATTCGAACAGCGTGACGTTGATGAAGATTTATCTCGACGGCACGGCCGTGTACAGCACTGCCGCCAGCACTCTCGACACGAATGTCTCGATGTCCTCGGGCACGCACCGCTTGGCGGTGCAGGCGTGGGACTCGGCGGGACAGGTGTTCAAGTCTGTGGTGTACGTGACCGTGGGCAGCACGCCGCCGCTGCCCACGGGCGGCATTACGAATCTGGAGCACATTATCTTCATGATTCAGGAAAACCGTTCGCAGGATAACTACTTCGGCAGGATGGTGCAGTACAGGCAAGACCGCGGGTTTATGGATCCGTACGATTCACTTCCGCTGAACGTGGCACCGCTGGACCGCGCCGGACATCCCGTGCAGCCCTACCACTTTGAAACCGTTTGTCATGAAAACCTCAGCCCTGGGTGGAACGAAAGCCATTACGACGTGAATGGCGGCAAAATGGACAACTTCATGAAGACGACCGGGTCGATTCCTTCCACCATCGATCCTGACGGCACGCGCGCGATGGGGTACTACGATTGGACGGACCTGCCGTACTACTATGAGCTGGCCTTCCAGTTTGCAACCAGCGATCGCTTCTTCGCCTCCGTGCTGGCGCCGACCATACCAAACCGTATGTACCTGTTTGCCGCAACGTCGTTTGGGCACATCCGTCCTGACGCTGCGCCGAGCGGAGGCTGGACGCAGCCCACGATTTTCGACGCCCTGGACAAGGCTGGAGTCTCCTGGCGCTACTACTACCAGGACAACAGCGTGTACCTGGCTGAGTGGCAAACATGGGCCAAGGATTCGGGCAAGGTCTACAACATCTCAAACTGGTACAGCGACGTAAACAACGAGAGCACGCTGCCGAAGGTCATCTTCATCGAACGTGCGGGCAAATTGGGATTGGATGAGCACCCGACCAACAACATCCAGAAGGGCGCTGCATCTGTGAAGAAGATTTTGGACGCACTGATGCAGAGTCCCTCCTGGGCCTCGGCGGCGTTCATCTGGAGCTTCGACGAGGGTGGAGGTTTGTACGATCACGTGAATCCGCCGGCGGTGGTGAAGCCGGACGGAATCGCGCCCATGCTGCGTTCCACCGACAGGCCGGGGGACTTCAACCAGATGGGATTCCGTGTCCCGCTGATCGTCGTCTCGCCGTGGGCGAAGCCGCACTACGTATCGCACACGCCGATGGAGCTGACCTCAATTCTCAGGCTGATCGAAAAGCGCTTCGCCGTGCCATCCCTGACAGCGCGTGATGCGAATGCGCCGGACATGACCGAGTTCTTCGACTTCAGCAATCCGGCGTGGCTCACGCCTCCGGCCCTGCCGAACCAGCCAACCGACGGGCTGTGTTCGTTCAATGCGGAGAAGGCGCCTGGACATTAG
- the queG gene encoding tRNA epoxyqueuosine(34) reductase QueG, translating to MKVSELASTVKQSAIDAGFDVAGISGVRDYRELDYFPEWIESGYGGEMQYLAKRDEQGRLKRSSLSHAAPWARSVVVCAINYNSAQPYSTEDPDPRNGWISRYGWSQTDYHDVVLKNLRRVESELHQGVAESGETVRTWCYVDTGPLVERVYAKYAGIGWIGKNACIINQQLGSWLFLGVILTSLELAPDLPAADRCGTCTRCLDACPTDAFLGPHQLDATKCISYLTIEKRGAIPEELREGVGRHVYGCDICQDVCPWNRKAPIGRTPQLAPRQELVNPSLEWLAGISVEEFRELFRDSPVKRAKYQGLRRNVVIALGNSGDLKFAAKLETLANDPDENLAEHSRWALRRLRESATESTAKKEVENPGK from the coding sequence ATGAAAGTCTCCGAACTCGCCTCGACGGTGAAGCAGTCTGCAATCGACGCAGGCTTCGACGTGGCCGGAATTTCCGGGGTCAGAGACTATCGCGAACTCGACTACTTTCCTGAGTGGATCGAGAGCGGATATGGCGGCGAGATGCAATACCTCGCCAAGCGCGATGAACAGGGACGGCTCAAGCGTTCTTCCCTCAGTCACGCTGCTCCGTGGGCGCGCTCGGTCGTCGTCTGTGCGATCAACTACAACAGCGCTCAGCCCTACTCCACCGAAGACCCTGACCCGAGAAACGGATGGATTTCCCGGTACGGCTGGAGCCAGACTGACTATCACGATGTCGTTCTGAAGAACCTAAGACGAGTCGAATCCGAGCTTCACCAGGGTGTCGCGGAGTCTGGCGAAACCGTCCGTACCTGGTGTTATGTGGATACCGGTCCCCTCGTTGAGCGCGTTTACGCGAAGTACGCCGGCATTGGCTGGATCGGCAAGAACGCCTGCATCATCAACCAGCAACTTGGATCGTGGCTCTTCCTTGGCGTCATCCTCACATCGCTTGAACTTGCGCCCGACCTGCCCGCTGCTGACCGTTGCGGCACCTGCACTCGCTGCCTCGATGCTTGCCCGACAGACGCCTTCCTTGGTCCTCACCAGCTTGATGCCACGAAGTGCATTTCTTACCTCACCATAGAGAAGCGTGGGGCCATCCCCGAAGAGTTGCGAGAAGGCGTTGGCCGCCACGTCTACGGCTGCGATATCTGCCAGGACGTCTGCCCGTGGAATCGCAAAGCGCCTATCGGTCGCACACCGCAGCTTGCGCCGCGTCAGGAACTGGTGAACCCATCTCTCGAGTGGCTGGCCGGCATCAGCGTAGAGGAATTTCGCGAGTTATTTCGTGACTCGCCCGTGAAACGCGCCAAGTATCAAGGCTTACGCCGCAACGTTGTGATTGCCTTGGGGAACTCCGGCGACCTAAAATTCGCTGCGAAGCTTGAGACGCTTGCAAACGATCCGGACGAAAATCTGGCCGAACACTCGCGCTGGGCGCTGCGCAGGCTGCGTGAATCCGCTACCGAATCTACGGCAAAGAAAGAAGTGGAGAACCCTGGGAAATGA
- a CDS encoding PilZ domain-containing protein — MKSGDLDTKKWSASRKYQRFKADLRLKVILWQNGRLEVIHGRTSHLGQGGIGVTLTRELELGTIVTLEFSLPACEPFQIPAELRHRAGFRCGFQFLELTATQRAQIRQFCNELPMEVAAATR; from the coding sequence ATGAAGTCGGGAGACCTGGACACCAAGAAGTGGTCTGCAAGCCGCAAGTATCAGCGCTTCAAAGCCGACCTGCGCCTCAAAGTCATACTATGGCAGAACGGCAGGTTGGAAGTGATCCATGGTCGAACGAGCCATCTAGGCCAGGGCGGAATCGGCGTCACTCTAACACGCGAACTCGAACTCGGCACCATCGTTACGCTCGAATTCAGCCTCCCCGCTTGCGAACCTTTTCAGATTCCTGCGGAGTTGCGCCACCGCGCCGGCTTCCGTTGCGGCTTTCAGTTCCTGGAACTTACGGCCACACAACGTGCCCAGATCAGGCAATTCTGCAACGAGTTGCCCATGGAAGTTGCTGCCGCAACTCGCTGA
- a CDS encoding tetratricopeptide repeat protein encodes MAVRRIAILFFSMLMHVLALPAHAQQWIEVRSPNFVIATDGSDRQAREILNRFEQMRGVFASMFRRTKVNSPVPLSIVAFRSSKDLRAAGPVYNGKAVEVAGFYQQGEDRNYIALDLSSENNSVAFHEYAHTLLNSNYPRTQAWFDEGFAEYYASMKVSAKDVEIGQAPPSASVLNQANSLTPMVDLFSVAHESNAYNESGHARQLFYAQSWLVVHWIFDNQKMNELGQYFDLSMNRKVPIADAIRQAFGMDAKQFDKVIYEYWRAGRGTMHRVPAPVPLELPSFTVSKLTDAQALAIVADLHAHVADHHAQAVEEFKQVLANDPNNPIAHRGVGLAYLRSGDFDLAAQHLQRAAQLNPNDSRAHYYYAVLLNRGSQTDVRIASKAQQILFELQRAVDLDQQYADAYHLLAWTSLLLDRPEPALAQMRRAVELSPRNEVYLLNLAQMQMFNNKYDDAKGLLQHLQNSQDSKIATQATEVLTSLDTRRTQQTRWSEQHIGADRDPTAPQWRPKENPNAEAINDAEPETKTARPDMRKVEFAKGTLLSIDCSAAPRAVLNMTSGGKHLKMQTADSRTLVLIGAEKFSCEWKNVKVAVNYKSDGPGQGELISLELQ; translated from the coding sequence ATGGCTGTCCGCCGAATCGCAATCCTCTTCTTTTCCATGCTGATGCATGTGCTGGCGCTGCCTGCACATGCGCAACAATGGATTGAAGTCCGCTCGCCGAACTTCGTCATCGCCACTGACGGCAGCGACCGCCAAGCCCGCGAGATACTGAACCGCTTCGAGCAGATGCGCGGTGTCTTCGCTTCGATGTTCCGCCGCACCAAGGTCAACTCTCCTGTTCCGCTATCGATCGTGGCATTCCGTTCCAGCAAGGATCTGCGCGCTGCCGGACCGGTTTACAACGGAAAAGCCGTTGAGGTCGCCGGCTTCTATCAGCAGGGTGAAGACCGCAACTACATCGCGCTCGACCTCTCATCGGAGAACAACTCCGTTGCCTTCCACGAATACGCTCACACGCTGCTGAACTCAAATTATCCGCGAACCCAGGCGTGGTTCGACGAAGGCTTTGCCGAGTATTACGCGTCCATGAAGGTCTCGGCAAAAGACGTCGAGATCGGACAGGCCCCTCCGTCGGCCTCCGTGCTCAACCAAGCGAATTCGCTGACTCCCATGGTTGACCTGTTCAGCGTGGCGCACGAATCCAATGCTTACAACGAAAGCGGACACGCGCGACAGCTCTTCTATGCGCAATCGTGGCTGGTCGTTCATTGGATCTTCGACAACCAAAAGATGAACGAGTTGGGCCAGTACTTCGATCTCTCGATGAACCGCAAGGTTCCGATCGCCGATGCAATCCGACAGGCGTTTGGAATGGATGCAAAGCAGTTCGACAAAGTGATTTACGAATACTGGCGCGCCGGTCGCGGAACCATGCATCGCGTGCCCGCCCCAGTACCTCTGGAACTCCCTTCATTCACGGTGTCCAAACTTACTGACGCGCAAGCGCTCGCCATTGTCGCCGACCTGCACGCGCACGTGGCCGACCACCACGCGCAAGCTGTCGAGGAATTCAAGCAGGTTTTGGCAAATGATCCCAACAACCCCATTGCGCACCGGGGCGTGGGGTTAGCGTATCTGCGCTCGGGCGATTTCGACCTGGCCGCACAGCACCTTCAGCGCGCCGCCCAATTAAACCCTAACGATTCCCGCGCACACTACTACTATGCTGTGCTGCTCAACCGCGGTTCGCAAACCGACGTGCGAATTGCGAGCAAAGCGCAGCAGATTCTGTTCGAGTTGCAGAGGGCCGTCGATCTCGATCAACAGTATGCGGACGCCTACCACCTGCTGGCATGGACCAGCCTCTTGCTGGATCGCCCGGAACCAGCGCTGGCACAGATGCGGCGTGCCGTGGAACTCAGTCCGCGCAACGAGGTTTACCTCCTGAACCTGGCGCAGATGCAGATGTTCAACAACAAGTACGACGACGCGAAGGGTCTGCTCCAGCACCTGCAAAACAGCCAGGATTCAAAGATCGCAACGCAAGCCACAGAAGTGCTCACATCGCTCGACACCAGGCGGACGCAGCAGACTCGTTGGTCGGAGCAACACATTGGAGCCGACCGCGACCCCACGGCGCCACAGTGGCGGCCCAAAGAGAATCCAAACGCTGAAGCCATCAATGATGCCGAGCCTGAAACCAAAACTGCAAGGCCGGATATGCGCAAAGTCGAGTTTGCGAAGGGCACTCTGCTCTCGATCGATTGCTCTGCTGCACCGCGTGCCGTACTCAACATGACGAGCGGCGGCAAGCACCTGAAGATGCAGACCGCCGACTCCCGCACGCTGGTGCTGATCGGCGCCGAGAAGTTTTCCTGCGAATGGAAGAACGTGAAAGTAGCGGTGAATTACAAATCCGATGGCCCCGGCCAGGGCGAATTGATTTCGCTGGAGTTGCAGTAG
- a CDS encoding cold-shock protein codes for MKEKGTVKWFNGAKGYGFIQRATGEDVFVHFSVIQETGYRTLNEGETVEFECVTGPKGLQAQNVSRG; via the coding sequence GTGAAAGAAAAGGGAACAGTCAAGTGGTTCAACGGTGCCAAGGGTTATGGCTTCATCCAGCGCGCCACGGGCGAGGATGTCTTCGTGCACTTTTCCGTCATTCAGGAAACCGGGTATCGCACATTGAACGAGGGCGAGACCGTCGAATTTGAATGTGTGACAGGTCCCAAAGGCTTACAGGCACAGAACGTGAGCCGCGGCTAA
- a CDS encoding YihY/virulence factor BrkB family protein, which yields MSLAGEDVQHAGTAPVAASAAEAWPTPVQSHGPLFGAVHRQAAPTFKYLMTTEVHTYAFSVAANAILSFFPAIVLLLTITRRVFHSQTMYEVVLGLLRDYLPSNQDFVIKNLRVLAAGHTVQVFSIIMLIISSTGIFLPLEVALNKVWGFRKDRSYLGNQIMSLGLAFGCGSLAMLSIGATAANWHLLGQVFGGGILFRALAYFVMKIFSIVASVGIFFLIYWVLPNGKVPPRAVLPAAAVTGLLFEFAKWLYVAALPWLDFQEVYGPFSISVTLMFWAFVSGLMLLGGAYLSAAEHTAQQAPKH from the coding sequence ATGTCACTCGCCGGTGAAGACGTTCAACACGCTGGAACCGCGCCCGTCGCTGCTTCTGCGGCCGAGGCATGGCCTACGCCCGTCCAGAGTCATGGCCCCCTTTTCGGCGCAGTGCATCGCCAGGCCGCCCCAACCTTCAAGTACCTGATGACGACCGAAGTGCATACCTATGCATTTTCGGTTGCAGCCAACGCAATTCTCTCGTTCTTCCCTGCTATCGTGCTGCTGCTCACGATCACGCGGCGCGTCTTTCACTCGCAAACCATGTACGAGGTCGTGCTCGGCCTGCTCCGCGACTACCTGCCGAGCAACCAGGATTTCGTCATCAAGAACCTGCGCGTGCTTGCCGCCGGACACACCGTGCAGGTCTTTTCGATCATCATGCTGATCATCAGCTCGACAGGCATATTCCTACCGCTGGAAGTCGCGCTGAACAAGGTCTGGGGATTTAGAAAAGACCGCTCCTATCTTGGCAACCAGATTATGTCGCTGGGCCTCGCCTTCGGATGCGGCTCGCTGGCGATGCTCTCCATCGGCGCAACAGCCGCGAACTGGCATCTACTCGGGCAGGTTTTCGGCGGAGGCATTCTGTTCCGCGCCCTCGCTTACTTCGTCATGAAGATCTTCTCTATCGTCGCGTCGGTTGGAATCTTCTTCCTAATCTATTGGGTGTTGCCGAACGGCAAGGTGCCACCGCGGGCCGTGTTGCCGGCTGCTGCCGTTACCGGCCTACTCTTCGAGTTCGCCAAGTGGCTCTACGTAGCGGCCCTTCCGTGGCTGGATTTCCAGGAAGTCTATGGCCCATTTTCGATATCCGTCACACTGATGTTCTGGGCCTTCGTCTCCGGCCTGATGCTGCTCGGCGGAGCGTATCTTTCCGCAGCCGAGCACACAGCGCAACAAGCTCCGAAACATTAA
- a CDS encoding S9 family peptidase, whose product MIRRILLGSLLLLSCFAFAQSKRPFTLDDMMQLKRVGDFVVSPDGRWVAFTAVDVSLTDNSRKPHLWVVPVAGGESRRLTTAGGPGEDRLRFAPDGRSVLFVSARDGGSQVWVHQFDSVNGVLMGEPRKVTSISTEASGATWSPDGKWILFTSDVYPDCPDDACNKGKEDEREKSRVKATVYEHLFYRHWSSYFGGKRSHLFLVPAEGGVARDLVPGDHDVPPFSLGGQDQYAFSPDGKEIAFTGNIEEVQATSTNSDVFVLSLTEQGAKPRNLTAENKGSDSTAMYSPDGKWLAIRSQFRAGYESDRFRLRLIERATGKITNLTEGFDRWVDSMAWAPDSKKLYITAGDKGESPLYAVDISGGTPVEVVRGSNDSPAPTPNGKTIIFGRNSVQYPTELFAVQVDPAGGKASGKDAQLTSVNREVFSAVSMQPVEPFWFTGSEKAKVQGFIVKPPNFDAAKKYPVKFLIHGGPQGAWGDDWSFRWNPNMFASDGYVVVMVNPRGSTGYGQKFVDDVNGDWGGRAYKDLMMGLDYAEKTYPYIDKDRECAMGASYGGYMVNWILGHNTRFKCLVSHDGMFNTESAYGSTEELWFPEWELKGTPWNNRATYVKWSPHQYAKNFKTPTLVVHGQLDYRLDVSEGFQLFTTLQRLGVPSKMLYFPDEGHWVLKPQNSQLWYKTVNGWVDSYLQGANVGRQTSDSKR is encoded by the coding sequence ATGATACGTCGCATTCTACTGGGCAGCCTGTTGCTGCTCTCGTGTTTCGCTTTCGCGCAGAGCAAGCGGCCCTTCACTTTGGACGACATGATGCAGTTGAAGCGTGTCGGCGATTTCGTTGTCTCACCGGATGGGCGCTGGGTGGCTTTCACGGCCGTGGACGTCAGCCTGACGGACAACTCGCGCAAGCCGCACCTGTGGGTAGTGCCGGTTGCGGGTGGCGAGTCGCGGCGTTTGACGACCGCGGGCGGGCCGGGCGAAGACCGTTTGCGCTTCGCGCCCGACGGCAGGAGCGTGCTGTTCGTGAGCGCGCGCGATGGTGGTTCGCAGGTGTGGGTGCACCAGTTCGATTCCGTTAACGGCGTGCTCATGGGTGAACCGCGCAAGGTGACCAGCATTTCGACAGAAGCGAGCGGCGCGACGTGGTCACCTGACGGTAAGTGGATACTGTTCACAAGCGATGTCTATCCCGATTGCCCGGATGACGCGTGCAACAAGGGGAAAGAAGATGAGCGCGAGAAGTCGCGGGTGAAGGCGACTGTGTATGAGCATCTTTTCTACCGGCATTGGTCGAGCTACTTCGGGGGCAAGCGTTCGCACCTGTTTCTCGTTCCGGCGGAGGGAGGCGTGGCTCGCGACCTCGTGCCCGGCGACCACGATGTGCCTCCGTTCTCGCTCGGCGGACAGGACCAGTACGCGTTTTCGCCCGATGGCAAAGAGATCGCCTTTACCGGCAACATCGAGGAAGTGCAGGCGACGAGCACCAACAGTGACGTATTCGTCTTGTCGCTGACAGAGCAAGGTGCGAAGCCGAGGAACCTGACCGCAGAGAACAAGGGCAGCGATTCGACAGCAATGTATTCGCCGGACGGCAAGTGGCTGGCGATCCGCTCGCAGTTCCGCGCCGGCTACGAGAGCGACCGCTTCCGTCTGCGCCTGATCGAGCGCGCAACGGGAAAGATCACAAATCTAACCGAAGGCTTCGACCGCTGGGTGGATTCGATGGCGTGGGCTCCGGACTCGAAGAAGCTGTACATCACGGCGGGAGACAAGGGCGAGTCGCCACTGTACGCCGTTGATATTTCGGGCGGCACGCCGGTCGAAGTTGTTCGCGGATCCAACGATTCACCCGCACCGACGCCGAATGGGAAGACGATCATATTCGGCCGGAACTCGGTGCAGTACCCGACTGAACTGTTCGCCGTGCAAGTTGATCCGGCAGGCGGGAAGGCGTCCGGCAAGGACGCGCAGCTAACCAGCGTGAATCGCGAAGTTTTCTCCGCCGTCTCCATGCAGCCTGTCGAACCCTTCTGGTTCACCGGGTCGGAGAAGGCAAAGGTGCAGGGCTTCATCGTGAAGCCGCCCAACTTCGATGCCGCAAAGAAGTATCCGGTGAAGTTCCTCATCCACGGGGGACCACAGGGGGCGTGGGGCGATGACTGGTCGTTCCGGTGGAATCCGAATATGTTCGCCTCTGACGGCTACGTGGTCGTCATGGTGAATCCGCGCGGCTCGACCGGCTACGGACAGAAATTTGTCGATGACGTGAACGGCGACTGGGGTGGACGCGCTTACAAAGACCTGATGATGGGCCTGGACTATGCCGAGAAGACGTATCCGTACATTGACAAAGACCGCGAGTGCGCTATGGGCGCGAGCTACGGCGGATACATGGTGAATTGGATTCTCGGACACAACACGCGCTTTAAGTGCCTGGTCTCACACGATGGCATGTTCAACACCGAGAGCGCGTACGGTTCGACCGAAGAGCTGTGGTTCCCCGAATGGGAGCTCAAGGGTACGCCGTGGAATAACCGGGCGACGTACGTGAAGTGGTCTCCGCACCAGTACGCGAAGAATTTCAAGACGCCGACGCTCGTCGTTCACGGGCAGCTTGATTACCGTCTCGACGTGAGCGAAGGCTTCCAGCTATTCACAACCTTGCAGCGACTGGGCGTGCCTTCGAAGATGCTGTACTTCCCGGACGAAGGCCATTGGGTTCTGAAGCCGCAAAATTCGCAGCTCTGGTACAAGACGGTTAACGGCTGGGTGGACAGTTATCTGCAAGGGGCAAACGTCGGACGGCAGACATCAGACAGCAAACGCTAG